Sequence from the Pseudomonas sp. 7SR1 genome:
AAGCCCTTGTACTTCAGCACGGGCAGCCCCTGATCGTGGTACATCGCCAGCACCGCATCGCAGTGCTCCAGATATTTGGGGGTAAACAGAGTGTCGGCGGGCAGCGGGCCATGCAGGTCAATGCCTTCGCTGCGCAAGCGCTCCAATGTGGGTTCGATGATATCGATTTCTTCACGGCCCAGATGCCCGCCTTCACCGGCATGGGGGTTGAGTCCGCACACCAGGATGCGAGGATGAGCGATACCGAATTTCTCTTGCAGGTCTGCATGGAGGATTCGTGTGACACGCTCCAGGCGTTCCGGGGTGATGGCGTCGGCCACGTCCCGCAGGGGCAGGTGCGTGGTCACCAGGGCGACGCGCAGGCCACGGGTGGCGAGCATCATCACCACCTGTGGAGTATGGGTCAGGTCAGCGAGGAACTCGGTGTGTCCGGAAAAGGCGATACCTGATTCGTTGATCACGCCCTTGTGCACAGGTGCGGTGATCATGCCGGCAAACGTTCCGTCCAGGCAGCCTTGGGCGGCGCGGGTCAGGGTCTGCAGGACGAACCCGGCGTTGGCCTTGTCCAGTTGCCCGGTGACGACCGGGGCGCCCAACGGCGTATCCCAGACATACAGGCTGCCAGCCGGTGCTGGCGTGTCCGGCCAGGCGTTCGGCAGGACCTCGAGCAGCTTGATGGCCACGCCTAGCTGCGCGGCCCGTTCGAGGAGCAGGTCGCGGCTGGTAATGGCAATCAG
This genomic interval carries:
- the pdxA gene encoding 4-hydroxythreonine-4-phosphate dehydrogenase PdxA produces the protein MKPKRFALTPGEPAGIGPDLCLLLAAHPQPHPLIAITSRDLLLERAAQLGVAIKLLEVLPNAWPDTPAPAGSLYVWDTPLGAPVVTGQLDKANAGFVLQTLTRAAQGCLDGTFAGMITAPVHKGVINESGIAFSGHTEFLADLTHTPQVVMMLATRGLRVALVTTHLPLRDVADAITPERLERVTRILHADLQEKFGIAHPRILVCGLNPHAGEGGHLGREEIDIIEPTLERLRSEGIDLHGPLPADTLFTPKYLEHCDAVLAMYHDQGLPVLKYKGFGAAVNVTLGLPIIRTSVDHGTALDLAGSGRIDTGSLQVALETAYQMAETHL